In Tenuifilum sp. 4138str, a single window of DNA contains:
- a CDS encoding YebC/PmpR family DNA-binding transcriptional regulator: MGRAFEYRKARKLKRWGNMARVFTRLGKEITMAAKAGGPDPETNPKLRLLIQNAKAENMPKENVERAIKRATDKDTKDYKEVVYEGYGPHGIAILVETATDNPTRTVANVRSYFNKYGGSLGTTGMLDFIFERKCSFKVAKNPNISMEDLELELIDFGVEEVFAEDETIMLFAEFTQFGPIQKFLEEKGLSIISFQFERIPNDTKKLTPEQQAEVEKLIEKIEEDEDVTNVFHNMAIE, from the coding sequence ATGGGAAGAGCATTTGAATACCGAAAAGCACGCAAGTTGAAGCGCTGGGGAAACATGGCAAGGGTGTTCACCAGGCTAGGAAAAGAAATAACCATGGCCGCAAAAGCCGGCGGACCCGATCCGGAAACTAACCCTAAACTCCGGCTTTTAATCCAGAATGCAAAGGCCGAGAACATGCCTAAGGAAAATGTTGAGCGTGCCATTAAAAGAGCAACCGATAAAGACACCAAGGATTACAAGGAAGTTGTTTACGAGGGTTATGGCCCCCATGGCATAGCCATTTTGGTTGAAACGGCAACTGATAACCCTACAAGAACTGTGGCTAATGTTCGTAGCTACTTTAACAAGTACGGAGGTTCGCTTGGAACTACTGGTATGCTCGATTTCATCTTTGAACGAAAGTGCTCATTCAAGGTTGCCAAAAACCCAAATATATCAATGGAGGATTTAGAACTTGAACTCATTGACTTTGGAGTTGAGGAGGTATTTGCTGAGGATGAAACCATAATGCTATTTGCTGAGTTCACCCAGTTTGGGCCTATACAGAAATTTCTCGAAGAAAAAGGGTTAAGCATTATTAGCTTCCAGTTTGAGCGAATCCCTAACGACACCAAAAAACTCACGCCCGAACAGCAGGCAGAGGTTGAAAAACTCATTGAGAAAATTGAAGAAGATGAGGACGTAACAAATGTGTTTCACAATATGGCTATTGAGTAA